The Desulfosoma caldarium genome has a window encoding:
- a CDS encoding ferredoxin, with translation MFKVTVDKDKCTGDGECVDVCPVDVYELVDGKAEPVNEDECLGCESCVEVCENDAITVEEV, from the coding sequence ATGTTTAAGGTGACGGTAGACAAGGACAAGTGCACTGGCGACGGCGAGTGCGTGGATGTGTGCCCCGTGGACGTGTACGAACTCGTGGACGGCAAAGCCGAGCCCGTCAATGAAGACGAATGCCTCGGGTGTGAAAGCTGCGTGGAAGTTTGCGAAAACGATGCCATCACGGTGGAAGAGGTTTAA